Proteins from a genomic interval of Alosa alosa isolate M-15738 ecotype Scorff River chromosome 8, AALO_Geno_1.1, whole genome shotgun sequence:
- the LOC125299389 gene encoding uncharacterized protein LOC125299389, which produces MAAASPEPMILRVVQPDQARKFKLSSRPASVDALINILKEQLDIDLDFDLLYEDPDFDGKLTSLNDIEELPQKAVVHISLSQDSSSSSLLSDVSSPECLSRWPTGPFPVPTFDFDVEVELRDGNAEYEKNHTPLKVTRDLKHDILEKLASTIYGFKAYPSDEDIAMAAEALVAKHPCLKEAGSETGWNGWKCNLKFKMGNYRIKMRRAGCQEVLHRRV; this is translated from the exons ATGGCAGCTGCATCCCCTGAACCAATGATTCTACGTGTTGTTCAGCCAGACCAGGCTAGAAAATTTAAACTCAGCTCACGACCAGCCTCTGTTGATGCACTGATCAATATTCTAAAAGAACAGCTGGACATTGACCTTGACTTTGATTTACTTTATGAAGATCCAGACTTCGATGGAAAACTTACATCCCTGAACGACATTGAGGAATTGCCACAAAAAGCAGTTGTGCACATTTCACTTTCACAagactccagctccagctctctGCTTTCAGATGTGTCCTCTCCAGAGTGTCTCAGCAGGTGGCCTACGGGACCTTTTCCAGTTCCCACCTTTGATTTTGATGTTGAGGTGGAACTTAGAGATGGGAATGCGGAATATGAGAAGAACCACACACCCCTTAAAGTGACAAGAGAcctaaagcatgacattttagaAAAGCTTGCATCTACTATATATGGTTTTAAGGCTTACCCAAGTGATGAAGACATTGCAATGGCTGCTGAGGCTCTTGTAGCCAAACATCCCTGCCTGAAGGAAGCAGGATCTGAGACTGGCTGGAATGGATGGAAATGCAACCTCAAGTTCAAAATGGGCAATTACAGGATCAAGATGAGGCGTGCTGGCTGTCAGGAGGTCCTGCACA GACGAGTCTGA